A genomic stretch from Sphingorhabdus pulchriflava includes:
- a CDS encoding cytochrome b, translating to MTKYSKVAILFHWLIAILVIANFVLASMAEDLPREAQGALMAPHKALGVSILFLSVLRLFWRIGHKPPPLPESIAGWQAGLGKFVHLLFYFLIIAVPLSGWLMASAHPKAPPVDFFGMFDVTMPVGKDEGLAGIGHEVHEILTKPLFILILLHILGALKHQFADRLPFIQRMWP from the coding sequence ATGACCAAATATAGCAAAGTCGCAATTCTGTTTCACTGGCTGATCGCCATATTGGTGATAGCCAATTTCGTGCTTGCCAGCATGGCGGAAGATTTACCGCGAGAGGCACAGGGCGCGTTGATGGCACCGCACAAAGCCTTAGGCGTTTCGATATTGTTCTTGTCGGTTTTGCGCCTATTCTGGCGCATCGGCCACAAACCCCCGCCTTTGCCAGAGAGTATAGCCGGATGGCAGGCGGGTCTGGGTAAATTTGTCCATCTGCTATTCTATTTCCTGATAATTGCCGTTCCGCTTTCGGGCTGGCTGATGGCGTCTGCCCACCCAAAAGCACCGCCAGTCGACTTCTTCGGAATGTTTGATGTCACCATGCCCGTCGGCAAGGATGAAGGATTGGCAGGTATCGGTCATGAAGTGCACGAAATTTTGACCAAGCCGCTGTTCATCCTGATTCTGCTGCACATTTTGGGCGCTTTAAAGCATCAGTTTGCAGACAGGCTGCCCTTTATCCAACGCATGTGGCCCTGA